The following are encoded in a window of Magnetococcales bacterium genomic DNA:
- a CDS encoding type II toxin-antitoxin system MqsA family antitoxin → MNKRDIGQELLEGVRAIKAGGGQRVVVHIPGDVKEVRDTMNLSQSAFAGILGVSVRTLQEWEQGRRQPSGPAASLLRIAQRHPEALLA, encoded by the coding sequence ATGAATAAACGAGATATCGGGCAGGAGTTACTTGAAGGGGTTCGGGCCATCAAGGCGGGAGGGGGACAGCGTGTTGTCGTTCATATCCCTGGGGACGTGAAGGAGGTCCGGGATACGATGAATCTTTCCCAATCCGCCTTTGCCGGGATCCTTGGCGTCAGCGTGCGTACTCTCCAAGAGTGGGAGCAAGGGCGGCGGCAACCTTCCGGGCCTGCGGCATCCCTGCTGCGGATTGCCCAACGGCACCCGGAAGCTCTGCTGGCCTGA
- a CDS encoding phage terminase small subunit P27 family, with protein sequence MIPDVIKDFPRAYEWWKLLQSDAHFLSNLDVACLEGVCLAMSFAEEAVQMVRDEGTVITLPNGRQKPHPAVSIAREQLELARGLSAALGLTPTSRNRLKAAIHPEAETPGNKMPSPWDKVVF encoded by the coding sequence GTGATCCCGGATGTGATCAAGGATTTCCCACGAGCTTACGAGTGGTGGAAATTGCTTCAATCCGATGCGCATTTCCTCTCCAACCTGGATGTTGCGTGCCTGGAGGGGGTTTGTCTGGCGATGTCGTTTGCCGAGGAGGCGGTGCAGATGGTCCGCGACGAAGGAACGGTGATCACCCTGCCGAATGGGAGACAAAAGCCTCACCCGGCGGTCAGTATCGCCAGGGAGCAACTCGAATTGGCGCGTGGTCTGTCCGCCGCTTTGGGTTTGACCCCGACGAGTCGGAACAGGTTGAAGGCGGCCATCCATCCAGAGGCCGAGACACCGGGGAACAAAATGCCGTCCCCCTGGGATAAAGTGGTCTTTTGA
- a CDS encoding helix-turn-helix domain-containing protein, whose protein sequence is MKMPVSQSVTPKFLRNPAAAQFLGIGGSTLEKLRCSGDGPRFSKLGKIVVYSRSDLESWAEARAVASTSESDHLRSVARVKPRGRPPGRGTGPAAR, encoded by the coding sequence ATGAAAATGCCTGTTTCACAGTCAGTGACGCCAAAATTCCTTCGTAACCCTGCTGCTGCACAGTTTTTGGGGATCGGTGGAAGCACGCTCGAAAAACTCCGCTGCTCCGGCGACGGGCCCCGATTTTCGAAATTGGGGAAAATCGTTGTTTATTCGCGGTCTGACCTGGAAAGCTGGGCCGAAGCGCGAGCCGTTGCATCGACTTCGGAAAGCGACCATCTGAGGAGTGTTGCACGAGTCAAACCTCGTGGCCGTCCACCTGGCCGGGGAACCGGACCGGCGGCGCGTTGA
- a CDS encoding DUF1640 domain-containing protein: MSHAIPFDTLAFVKELESAGVPAPQAEAQAKALSGVLQKVEESHLKELATKGDVETAVGAAKIEIIKWTAGMFAAQTALIIGAMFAVMKLNQPPAPVHQAPAAQEMRLPVPVVPAPAVPLQPAR; encoded by the coding sequence ATGAGCCACGCTATCCCGTTTGACACCCTGGCCTTCGTGAAAGAGCTTGAAAGCGCCGGGGTTCCTGCTCCTCAAGCAGAAGCTCAGGCAAAAGCTCTTTCCGGCGTGCTTCAAAAGGTGGAAGAGTCCCACCTCAAGGAGTTGGCAACCAAGGGTGATGTTGAAACCGCCGTTGGTGCCGCCAAGATAGAGATTATCAAATGGACCGCCGGCATGTTCGCAGCCCAGACTGCCTTGATCATCGGTGCCATGTTCGCCGTGATGAAGTTGAACCAGCCGCCGGCACCCGTCCATCAGGCCCCAGCCGCCCAGGAGATGCGCTTGCCTGTTCCCGTCGTACCCGCGCCAGCGGTTCCCCTGCAGCCTGCACGGTGA